TCAAGAGGTAGATGCAGAGCCGTGCAACGATGGATTTTTAACGGAAACGCTTGCGAAAATTTACATTAAACAGAAAAAATATGAACAGGCATTGACAATTATTCGGCAATTAAGTTTGAATTTTCCAAAAAAAAGTGTTTACTTTGCCGACCAAATTCGATTTTTGGAACTTTTGATACTCAACGAGAAAAATAAAAAAGAATAAACATGTATATTTTTATTACCATCCTTATTTTAATTGCTGCCATCCTGATGATCCTCATCGTGTTGGTGCAAAACTCCAAAGGCGGTGGACTGGCAGCAGGCTTTTCATCATCGAACCAAATAATGGGTGTACGCAAAACTACCGACTTTCTGGAAAAAGCAACTTGGACCTTGGCTGCTACTATCCTTGTTTTAAGTATACTAACGGCAAAGTTTACCACTTCAAGATCAACGGTTCCCCAATCTCAGGTTGAAGTTCAACAGCCGGCGCCGCTCAATCCGACCACAGCGCCCGACGTTACTCCGGTGATGCCCATACAACCTGACCAGCAACAGGCTACCCCACCCACAGAATAATCGTTTCGATTCGAACAATACAGGAAAGAGAGAAGCTTCACGGTTTCTCTTTTTTCGTATGCGGACCTTCTAAAAGTAAAAAAGTTATTTTCATTTAAACTTTGTGGATATGTTTTAAAGCATTAATTTTGCATTGTACTATTAATGAAAAATACTGTATGAATGAAAAAACTATTGTAACCGGAGTGATTGGCGCTGATGTACATGCCGTAGGCAATAAGATTCTCGCTTTTGCTCTGGAACAGGCTGGATTCAAAGTGGTTAACCTGGGTGTTATGGTTGCACAGGAAGAATACATCGAAGCCGCACTGGAAACTAACGCCGATGCTATTCTGGTATCTTCGCTTTACGGACATGGCGAAATTGATTGCCAGGGCTTGCGCGAAAAATGCGACGAAGCCGGGCTCAAAGAGATTCCGCTTTTGGCAGGTGGAAACCTGGTGGTAGGAAAACAAAACTTCGAAGAGGTAGAAAAGCGTTTCCTGGCTATGGGATTTACCCGGGTTTATCCACCGGGTACGGCCGTGGAAAAGAGTATTGCCGATTTAAAAGAAATTCTCAATATCTGATTCGACGTTTCGTAACTATTTCCTCGCAGCTACCCAATTACTATTGAATAACGCGCAGCATCACCATGAACATTCTCACTGCAGATATCGGCAGCACCTATACCAAACTGACAGCAATTGATACCGCCAAGAAGGAGATTGTTGCAACCTCCTCAGCCTTTACCACCATCGATACCAATGTGGAGGAGGGTTTTACGGCTGCTTATAATAAATTGAAGCGACAGGCCGGAGCGTTCCGCTACGACGAACTGCTTTGTTGCAGCAGTGCTGCCGGAGGGTTGAAAATGGTTTCGCTGGGGCTGGTTCCCGAACTTACCGCTAAGGCGGCAAAACTTGCCGCAGCCAGTGCGGGAGCCAAAGTGGTCAAAACATATGCTTTTGAAATATCGCAGGCGGAACAGGCAGAAATTTTTGATATCCGTCCCGACCTGGTGTTGCTCTGCGGCGGAACCGATGGCGGAAATAAGGAAGTTATTCTTGCCAATGCGCGCCGGTTGTGTCAGGTCGGGTGTCCGTTCACCGTGGTTGTAGCCGGTAACAAATGCGCATCGTTTGAGCTGGAAGAGATTTTCAGGGCATCGGGTAAACCGTTTGTGATAACCGAAAATGTTATGCCTGAGTTCAACCGGTTAAACATTGAACCTGCGCGGAGAAAAATAAAAGAATTGTTTATCAGCCGCATCATTGAAGCCAAAGGGCTTAGCCGCATTCAGGAAATGTGCAAAACCGATATAATCCCCACGCCGTTAGCGGTGTTAAATGCTTGTGAACTGCTGAGCAAAGGGACTAAAAACATGCCAGGATTAGGGGATTTGCTAGCTGTGGATATAGGAGGGGCGACCACGGACGTTTACTCCATCTCCGATGGCAGGCCCACCCTCGAAAACGTTACCGTGAAAGGACTTCCGGAACCCATTAGCAAACGTACCGTTGAGGGCGATCTGGGGATGCGCTACAGCCTTCCGTCGTTGGTGGACGAACTGGACTTGGATGCTTTTTCGAAGGAGTTAAGCATCGACAGGTCGGAGGTGATTGGCTGGGTAAGCACCTGCACGCAGCATCCCGGTTTGTTGGCGGAAGCTGAGTCCCGGGAACAAAAGATCGAGGAGCTGATAGCGCGTAATGCCGTGAAAATAGCCGTGGAAAGGCACGCTGGTACCTATCAGCCAGTGTACACTCCTTTCGGACAGGTGTATACCCTTACAGGAAAAGACCTTGCCGCAGTACCGTTTGTTATCGGTATCGGAGGGGTTGTTATCAATGCCCGTCGGCCTCACGCCATTCTGGAAGGCGCTAAGCGGCAACCGGACGATCACGTGTTTGCCAAACCCGAACAGCCCGGTTATTTAATCGATAAAAAATATATTTTTGCGTCTATGGGATTGCTTGGCTCAGCTTATCCCGATCTGGCGTTAGAATTGATGAAAAAAGAAACAATAAATCTGACTCATTATGGAAATTTCCAATAAAAAACTTTCAACTGATGCTTTTTTTGCCGAACGTAAAGAAGTTCTCGGACACTGGCACACCGGAAAAGGTGTCGATTTCGACGAAGCCGTGGCCTATCAACGGTCTATCCCCCGGGAGAAACGTTTTGGCTTAAAGCTGGCCCAAGCTGCCGAACAAAACGTAACCCTTATCCAGCCGCGTGCAGGAGTGGCGCTTTATGAGGAACATATTGAACTGCTCCGGTTTCTTGAGTCTGAAGGCGAAGCCGACCTGCTGCCCACCACCGTGGATAGCTACACACGCTTAAACCGTTACAACGAAGCTGAAACGGGAATTGAAAAAAGCAAAGAAACCGGGCGTTCCATGTTGAACGGCTTCCCTATCGTGAACTACGGAGTTGATATATGTCGCAAGGTAACCTCATCACTCCAAAATCCGGTTCAGGTCCGCCACGGCACTCCCGATGCCCGGTTGCTCACGGAAATCAGTATTGCCGGCGGGTTCACCTCATACGAAGGCGGCGGAATTTCCTACAACATACCCTATTCAAAGAATCATTCGCTTGAAAAAACCATTGCACACTGGCAATATACCGACAGGCTGGTCGGGCTTTACGAGGAAGCCGGTGTGTCTATCAACCGCGAGCCGTTCGGGCCCCTTACGGGAACATTGATATCTCCTTGTATCTCCAACTCGGTGGCCATCATCGAGTCGTTACTTGCCGCCACCCAGGGGGTGAAAGACATTACGGTAGGATACGGACAGTGCGGGAACCTTATTCAGGACGTCGCCGCTATCCGTTCGCTGAATATCCTCACACGCGAGTACCTCGATAAATTCGGGTTCAACGATGTGCGCGTCACCACCGTTTTCCATCAATGGATGGGCGGATTTCCACAGGATGAGGCCAAGGCTTTCGGGGTAATCTCGTGGGGTGCTGCCGCTGCTGTGCTGGCAAAAGCGACCAAAGTGATCGTGAAGACGCCGCACGAAGCCATGGGCGTGCCCACCAAGGAAGCTAATGCCGCCGGATTGCGTGCCTCCAAACAGTTGGTATCGATGCTGAAAGACCAGGACTTCCGCTCTATTCCCGCAGTTGTAGCCGAAAGCGAGATCATCATGAAGGAGATGCGTTGCATCCTGGAAAAAGTGGAGGAACTGGGGAAAGGCGACTTTGCTGTGGGTACGGTGGCCGCATTCGAAGCCGGAGTGCTGGATGTCCCGTTTGCTCCAAGCCGGTACAATGCCGGAAAAGTGATGCCCGCCCGCGATAACGTGGGAGCGGTTCGTTTTCTCGAAACCGGTAATATGCCGTTTACGCAGGATCTGATCGATTTTCACCGTCAGAAACTCGAAGAACGCGCACGGTACGAAAAACGGGCCGTCAGCTTCCAGATGGTTATCGACGACGTATATGCCATCGGCAAGGGGTTTCTCGTTGGAAGGCCGAAATAAAATGAATGTCTATCAATCTAACAGAATATGAAAATTACAAAACTTATCTGCGCTCCCGGGAAAACAGGCTTCTTCTTCGATGACCAGAAAGCCATCAAGCAAGGAGCAAAAAACGACGGGGCATTTTATGAAGGCGCGCCCGTAACGCAAGGGTTCACCGCGGTGCGTCAGGCCGGAGAGTCCGTCTCGGTTATTTTTATCCTCGAAAACGGAGCTTTCGCCCACGGCGACTGCGCTGCCGTCCAGTATTCGGGAGCCGGTGGCCGTGATCCGCTTTTTCTGGCCGAAAACTTCATTCCCATTATCGAAAAAGAAATTGCACCGCTTTATGTAGGCAAAGAAATCACTACTTTCCGTGAAATGGCAGATCGCGTGGATAAAGCCAATTACCATACAGCTATCCGCTATGGGGTTACACAGGCCTGCCTGGACGCCGTGGCAAAAAGCAAGGGGAAACTAATGGCGCAGGTGATTGCCGATGAATACGGAACGGAAATATCGAAAACCCTTATTCCTGTTTTTTCACAGTCGGGAGACGACCGTTACCTCAATGCCGATAAAATGATTATGAAAGCTGCCGACGTCTTGCCTCATGCGCTTTTCAACCATGTAGAGACCAAAGTGGGACTGAAGGGAGAAAAAATCAAAGCGTATATCCAGTGGCTCCGGGAGCGAATCCTGAAGCTGAAGCCTTTCGACAGCTATAATCCGGTTATACACATAGACGTTTACGGAACATTGGGTATTGTCTTCGATAACAATTTCGAAGCCATTGCCCGTTATGTGGGCGAGCTGGCAGAAATAGCAAAACCGTTTCACCTGCGCGTCGAAGGCCCGGTGGATATGGGAGAGAAAGCGGCTCAGATCGACGCGCTCCGCATTATCCGCCAAACGATGGAAAAAATGGAAATTACGGCAGAGATTGTTGCCGACGAGTGGTGTAATACGCTCCAGGATGTCATCGACTTCTCCGAAAACAAGGCTGGACACATGGCGCAAATCAAAACACCCGATCTGGGAGGAATCAACAACAGCATAGAGGCTGTGCTGTACTGCAAGCAACACCATATGGGCGCCTACCTGGGCGGAACCTGCAACGAGACCAACCGTTCCGCCGAAATTGGAGCACACATTGCCATGGCTACTTCCCCCGTTCAATACCTTGCCAAACCCGGTATGGGCGTGGATGAAGGGTATATGATCGTTTACAACGAAATGAGCCGGATACTGGCACTTAACCATTAATTCACCCAAAAATTACTAAAAGCTGAAAAAATGAAAGAACTGAGAATACTTTCGCCCACAGCCATCCTCGGATACGGATTTCCGATGGAATCGTTTGAGGAAGGAATGAAACGCAAACCGCACGTTATTGCGGTAGATGCCGGGTCAACCGATCCGGGTCCCTATTACCTGGGTGCAGGGAAATCGTTTACCGACCGGAATTCGGTGAAACGCGACCTTGAGATTATGATACCTGTCGCACTGGAAGCCGGAATTCCGGTTATCGTAGGTACGGCCGGCGGTTCGGGTGCGCGTCCTCACGTGGAGTTTGCGGTGGATATCGTGAAGGAGATCGCCCGAGAGAAAAGGCTGTCGTTTAAACTCGCCATTATACAATCGGAGTTCGATAAGGAATTGGTAAAAGAGAACCTGCGCAAAGGGAACATTTCGCCGCTTTATCCGGCTCCCGAAATAACCGAAGCCGATGTGGACGAATCGGTGCATATCGTAGCCCAGATGGGCGAAGAGCCGTTCATTGAAGCCTTGGAGAACGGAGCCAATGTTATACTTGCCGGACGGAGCTACGACCCGTCGGTTTTTTCGGCGCTCGCCATTAAAAACGGTTTCAACAAAGGATTGGCCATTCATCTGGGTAAAATCTTGGAGTGCGCTGCCATTGCCGCCCTGCCCGGTAGCGGAAGTGACTGTATGTTCGGCTATTTGCACGAAGACAATTTTGTTCTCGAACCGCTCTCGCCCCTGCGTAAATGCACCACGCTCTCGGTAGCTGCACACACGCTGTACGAAAAAACCAATCCCTATGTTCTACCCGGGCCGGGGGGAGCCATCAATTTGCACGAATCAAAATTCGAGCAGATAGACGACAATAAAGTACGCGTAAGCGGAAGCCGTTTTGTACCGACCGAGGAGTATTTCGTGAAACTGGAAGGGGTTAAGCGTGTGGGATACAGAACCATTTCGTGCGCCGGAGTGAAGGACCCGATCATGATTACGAAAATAGACAGCATTACCCAAAGCGTAAAAGAACGTGTGCAAAACAATTTTGAAACGTACGGAATTACCGACTTCTTCCTCGATTTCAAGATTTACGGGCGAAACGGTGTGATGGGCATGTTCCCCGATGCGCCACAACGTACCGGCGACGAGCTCCTGATCATCATCGAAGCTGTCGCACCCACACAAGAGCAAGCCGATACCATTTGCGGGTTCGCACGCAGTACTATGCTGCACTTTGGTTACGAAGGCCGGATAGCCACTGCCGGAAACCTGGCATTTCCGTTTTCTCCGTCCGATTGCAAGATGGGTGAGGTGTACGAGTTCAATGTGTACCATTTGATGAAAGTGGAGGATCCCAAAAAACTTTTCCCGATAGAATATATTCACTTCTAATAGATTGAAAAAGATTGATTAAGATTTAAAACGGTCAGCCAACTATCAATCTCAGTCAATCTCAGTCAACCTCATTCGATCTCAATTAAACTTCAAACGAAATGAAATACAACCTAACCGACGTAGCTTCCGTTATCCGGAGCAAAAATTCAGGGCCTTACGAACTCACGTTCGACATTATTTTCAAGGAGATGGACATGTATCAGCAAGTTAAATCGGCAAAAGTGTTTACCGCGCAAATGTTTGCTCTTCTTTACCACATTCCCGAATCGCAAATCATCAGCCTGGTACACTTCGATCCGGCCAAGGCGGTGAAAATTACGGTTGTGCGCCCCATCCCCTCCGGGGCATTGGGTGAGACCGATGTGTACGGAGCGCAACAGCATGCGCCGTTGATGAGGATGACATTCGAATTATGAGGGCACTGATTCAGGAATACATGGTGTCGTCGCAATATTTTGCGCCGCGCGGAAAAGAACGGTTGATGTTTCTGGGCGAACAGATTGCTCAACGGCACCTTTCCTACAACGATCGGCTGATAGGCATCGTGGGTGATGCCGGCTCTGGAAAATCATCGCTGATCAAGGGAATGTTTCCCGGCTTGGAACTAGCGAACGACGATGACGTTATCCATTCCCGGAAAATAATGCAGGTGCGCTCGCTTTCCGACGATTGGCATGATTCCACTACCTTTCATATCGATATGCGTTTCCAAACCGCTTTTACCCAGATGTTTGAAATCGTGGCGTGGGTACAAGACCTGTTGGCTCACCGGCGCAGGGTTATCGTGGAACATTTTAATCTTCTCTATCCCGCACTGGGTAGAAATGCCGATATTATCCTGGGGATTGGGGAGGAGATTATTGTATCGCGCCCTAGTGTTTTTGGGCCGCTTCCCGAAAGTATTTACCAAATTGTGCATACTTCGCTCAAATTCCGCAAGATGGCCCATACAGCCGAAGACGTAACCATGCAGACATTGGAAGAGGACTACGGAATTACTGAAAATCGTTATTTCTCATCCGACGTTCGCAATGGCTTTGTCCTGAAATTCAAGGAGAAGCCCGAAATCAACCTCGACGAACTGGAGCAGAGAGTAAAAGAACGCCTGGCCAGGCACCTCGAGGTGTCCTATTTTGACGAAGGGCACATTCGTTTGGGAGACAAGGTTATCCCGTGCGACGGTTCCCGATTCCATGTGAGAAATACATCGGAGATTACCGATTTTTCGCTGGCCAGGCATTTCATCTTTGATGCAAAGACCAATACCCACTGCCTGGTTGGATTGATTGACAAGTACACCGAGAACCTCGACAACCGCAATACGCAGTATTTCCTTACCCGGAAATGTAGTGGCGACAATAACGAACAATAGCATGACAAGAAACATATCCGCATCCGCTATCACCCGTCTGGTAGAGCAACTTTGCATTGAAGCTTGCTGTGTTCTTGCTGGAGATATAAACAACAAGCTTAAAAGCTGCTTGCAAACCGAAACATCACCGCTCGGGAAAGAAATTCTGGGCACGCTTATTGAAAATGCCCGTGTTGCCCGGGAAGAGAGCAGCCCGATGTGCCAGGACACGGGAATGACCGTCGTTTTTGTACGCATGGGGCAAAACGTGCAGGTTACGGGTGGATTCATCGAAGATGCCATTAACCAGGGTGTACGGCAGGGATACGAAAAAGGATACCTGCGCAAATCGGTCGTGAAAGACCCGCTCCACCGAGAAAACACCCGGGACAATACACCGGCCGTTATTCATTACGAAATCGTCCCCGGTAATGTTTTTCATATAACTGTTTCTCCCAAAGGGTTTGGCAGCGAAAACAAAAGTGCATTAAAAATGCTCACACCCAGCGAAGGCGTTGAAGGCGTGAAGCGATTTGTACTGGAGACTGTTTCGGCTGCCGGAGGGAATCCCTGCCCGCCCATTATCGTGGGTGTGGGCATTGGCGGGACGATGGAACGGGCGGCTTATTTAAGCAAGAAAGCGTTGCTGCGGCCGCTGGATACACAAAACCCCGATTCCGCACTTGCCGCTTTGGAAGCAGAATTGCTTTCAGAAATCAATAAGATGGGAATAGGCCCTGCCGGTTTCGGAGGAACCACAACCGCACTCGGGGTAAATATACTGACCTATGCTACCCATATCGCCGGGCTTCCGGTTTCGGTAAATATCGGCTGCCACGCCACCCGGCATGCGGAGGGAAGTTTGTGAACAGAAGCCAACAAAAACGTATTATGGATAAAAAAATTCTTTGTGCCCCCTTTTCCGACGAAACCATCCGTTCGTTGAAAACGGGCGATATGGTCTACATTTCGGGAACTGTTTATACAGCCCGCGATGAGGCGCACAGACGATTGTGCGAGATGATCCGCCGGGGCGAGCCGATGCCTTTTGATATTGAAGGGCAGGCCGTTTACTATGCCGGCCCGGCTCCTGCCAAACCGGGCAAGCCCATAGGATCGGTAGGCCCCACTACCGGTGGGCGGATGGACGCTTATTCGCCCTCCCTCATTGCCCGCGGCCTCAAGGTGATGATCGGTAAAGGAACACGCAGTGCCCAAGTGGTAGATGCCATGAAACAATACACGGGCGTTTATTTTGCTGCAATCGGTGGTGCCGCCGCCCTTATGGCAAAATGCGTGGAAAGTGCAGAGGTTATCGCTTTTGAAGAGTTGGGCACGGAGGCTGTTCGCCGCTTAACTGTGAAAGAACTTCCCGTGGTTGTTGCGATAGACTGTCGGGGAAACGATGTGTATAAACTGGCCCGGGAGATGTACGAGCAATCAATTTAAAATACCGGGAATAAAATAAGTTGCGTATATTTGTTCTTCGGAGAGATCCGAACAGTAAATCCGAAACTTATATATGGACATCAATAACAATATAACCGCTGTAGTTAAACGGATTGAAAACGCTTGCCTGAGTTGCGCCAGAGATCCAAAAGAAGTGAAGTTGCTGTTGGCAACAAAGACTGTAATTCCGGATAAGATAAAAATAGCCTTTGAAGCCGGACAAACATTAATCGGTGAAAACAAAGTGCAGGAGATAAAATCGAAATTCAATGAATTAGCCGGTTTTCCGCATCAAAAACACTTTATCGGACACCTGCAAACCAACAAAATCAAGGACATTCTCAACCACAATGTTACCTGCATTCAGTCGTTAGACCGGTTGGATTTGGCAGAAAAATTGCACCAACGGTTAACTTTTGAGAAAAAGGAAATAGATGTCCTTATTCAGGTAAACACTTCTGCCGAAGAAAGTAAATTCGGAATCAATCCTGAAGACACCGTTGAGTTTATTAAACAAGTTTCTCTATTCGAAAATATTCACATCAAGGGATTAATGACCATTGGTTTGTTCAGCGCCGAAACCGAAAAGGTAAGAAAATGCTTCAGGCTATTGAAGCAGTTACAGCAGGAAACCATTCTTCAGAATATCCCGAACGTGAAAATGAATGAACTGTCCATGGGAATGAGCGGAGACTTGGAAACCGCCATTGAGGAGGGAGCGACCATCGTGAGGGTGGGCACCGCCATTTTCGGCCACAGAACTTATTCCGATAGCTATTATTGGAATGAAAATAAACGGAATTAAAACCAAAAACTCTATGAGAAAGATATGCCTCTTTTTGTTGATCATTCTTCCGGTAATGATGCCGGCTCAGGTGATTACTTACGACACAATCCGCGTTTCACCGGATGACGAGCGGAATATTTACAAGACACAGCGTCAGCAACAAACCGCCCAAAGCTCCATAGCCCGACAGCCGGTACTTTTGGATCGGGAATCGGCTCCGGGGTTCCGGTTCGATAAAAGCAAACTCCGTTACGGGGCCAATATCGGACTGTCTTTCAGCCGGAATTATTCGGCTTTTAATTTCGGGCCACAGGTTGGGTATCAGCTGAGCAGCCGGTTCATGGCAGGGGTAG
This portion of the Petrimonas sulfuriphila genome encodes:
- a CDS encoding methylaspartate ammonia-lyase; the protein is MKITKLICAPGKTGFFFDDQKAIKQGAKNDGAFYEGAPVTQGFTAVRQAGESVSVIFILENGAFAHGDCAAVQYSGAGGRDPLFLAENFIPIIEKEIAPLYVGKEITTFREMADRVDKANYHTAIRYGVTQACLDAVAKSKGKLMAQVIADEYGTEISKTLIPVFSQSGDDRYLNADKMIMKAADVLPHALFNHVETKVGLKGEKIKAYIQWLRERILKLKPFDSYNPVIHIDVYGTLGIVFDNNFEAIARYVGELAEIAKPFHLRVEGPVDMGEKAAQIDALRIIRQTMEKMEITAEIVADEWCNTLQDVIDFSENKAGHMAQIKTPDLGGINNSIEAVLYCKQHHMGAYLGGTCNETNRSAEIGAHIAMATSPVQYLAKPGMGVDEGYMIVYNEMSRILALNH
- a CDS encoding YggS family pyridoxal phosphate-dependent enzyme, translating into MDINNNITAVVKRIENACLSCARDPKEVKLLLATKTVIPDKIKIAFEAGQTLIGENKVQEIKSKFNELAGFPHQKHFIGHLQTNKIKDILNHNVTCIQSLDRLDLAEKLHQRLTFEKKEIDVLIQVNTSAEESKFGINPEDTVEFIKQVSLFENIHIKGLMTIGLFSAETEKVRKCFRLLKQLQQETILQNIPNVKMNELSMGMSGDLETAIEEGATIVRVGTAIFGHRTYSDSYYWNENKRN
- a CDS encoding methylaspartate mutase subunit E, which produces MEISNKKLSTDAFFAERKEVLGHWHTGKGVDFDEAVAYQRSIPREKRFGLKLAQAAEQNVTLIQPRAGVALYEEHIELLRFLESEGEADLLPTTVDSYTRLNRYNEAETGIEKSKETGRSMLNGFPIVNYGVDICRKVTSSLQNPVQVRHGTPDARLLTEISIAGGFTSYEGGGISYNIPYSKNHSLEKTIAHWQYTDRLVGLYEEAGVSINREPFGPLTGTLISPCISNSVAIIESLLAATQGVKDITVGYGQCGNLIQDVAAIRSLNILTREYLDKFGFNDVRVTTVFHQWMGGFPQDEAKAFGVISWGAAAAVLAKATKVIVKTPHEAMGVPTKEANAAGLRASKQLVSMLKDQDFRSIPAVVAESEIIMKEMRCILEKVEELGKGDFAVGTVAAFEAGVLDVPFAPSRYNAGKVMPARDNVGAVRFLETGNMPFTQDLIDFHRQKLEERARYEKRAVSFQMVIDDVYAIGKGFLVGRPK
- a CDS encoding methylaspartate mutase subunit S codes for the protein MNEKTIVTGVIGADVHAVGNKILAFALEQAGFKVVNLGVMVAQEEYIEAALETNADAILVSSLYGHGEIDCQGLREKCDEAGLKEIPLLAGGNLVVGKQNFEEVEKRFLAMGFTRVYPPGTAVEKSIADLKEILNI
- a CDS encoding alanine-tRNA synthetase second additional domain-containing protein; protein product: MRALIQEYMVSSQYFAPRGKERLMFLGEQIAQRHLSYNDRLIGIVGDAGSGKSSLIKGMFPGLELANDDDVIHSRKIMQVRSLSDDWHDSTTFHIDMRFQTAFTQMFEIVAWVQDLLAHRRRVIVEHFNLLYPALGRNADIILGIGEEIIVSRPSVFGPLPESIYQIVHTSLKFRKMAHTAEDVTMQTLEEDYGITENRYFSSDVRNGFVLKFKEKPEINLDELEQRVKERLARHLEVSYFDEGHIRLGDKVIPCDGSRFHVRNTSEITDFSLARHFIFDAKTNTHCLVGLIDKYTENLDNRNTQYFLTRKCSGDNNEQ
- a CDS encoding Fe-S-containing hydro-lyase — its product is MMDKKILCAPFSDETIRSLKTGDMVYISGTVYTARDEAHRRLCEMIRRGEPMPFDIEGQAVYYAGPAPAKPGKPIGSVGPTTGGRMDAYSPSLIARGLKVMIGKGTRSAQVVDAMKQYTGVYFAAIGGAAALMAKCVESAEVIAFEELGTEAVRRLTVKELPVVVAIDCRGNDVYKLAREMYEQSI
- a CDS encoding fumarate hydratase translates to MTRNISASAITRLVEQLCIEACCVLAGDINNKLKSCLQTETSPLGKEILGTLIENARVAREESSPMCQDTGMTVVFVRMGQNVQVTGGFIEDAINQGVRQGYEKGYLRKSVVKDPLHRENTRDNTPAVIHYEIVPGNVFHITVSPKGFGSENKSALKMLTPSEGVEGVKRFVLETVSAAGGNPCPPIIVGVGIGGTMERAAYLSKKALLRPLDTQNPDSALAALEAELLSEINKMGIGPAGFGGTTTALGVNILTYATHIAGLPVSVNIGCHATRHAEGSL
- a CDS encoding DUF4387 domain-containing protein, translating into MKYNLTDVASVIRSKNSGPYELTFDIIFKEMDMYQQVKSAKVFTAQMFALLYHIPESQIISLVHFDPAKAVKITVVRPIPSGALGETDVYGAQQHAPLMRMTFEL
- the secG gene encoding preprotein translocase subunit SecG, with amino-acid sequence MYIFITILILIAAILMILIVLVQNSKGGGLAAGFSSSNQIMGVRKTTDFLEKATWTLAATILVLSILTAKFTTSRSTVPQSQVEVQQPAPLNPTTAPDVTPVMPIQPDQQQATPPTE
- a CDS encoding glutamate mutase L; translation: MNILTADIGSTYTKLTAIDTAKKEIVATSSAFTTIDTNVEEGFTAAYNKLKRQAGAFRYDELLCCSSAAGGLKMVSLGLVPELTAKAAKLAAASAGAKVVKTYAFEISQAEQAEIFDIRPDLVLLCGGTDGGNKEVILANARRLCQVGCPFTVVVAGNKCASFELEEIFRASGKPFVITENVMPEFNRLNIEPARRKIKELFISRIIEAKGLSRIQEMCKTDIIPTPLAVLNACELLSKGTKNMPGLGDLLAVDIGGATTDVYSISDGRPTLENVTVKGLPEPISKRTVEGDLGMRYSLPSLVDELDLDAFSKELSIDRSEVIGWVSTCTQHPGLLAEAESREQKIEELIARNAVKIAVERHAGTYQPVYTPFGQVYTLTGKDLAAVPFVIGIGGVVINARRPHAILEGAKRQPDDHVFAKPEQPGYLIDKKYIFASMGLLGSAYPDLALELMKKETINLTHYGNFQ
- a CDS encoding acyclic terpene utilization AtuA family protein, producing the protein MKELRILSPTAILGYGFPMESFEEGMKRKPHVIAVDAGSTDPGPYYLGAGKSFTDRNSVKRDLEIMIPVALEAGIPVIVGTAGGSGARPHVEFAVDIVKEIAREKRLSFKLAIIQSEFDKELVKENLRKGNISPLYPAPEITEADVDESVHIVAQMGEEPFIEALENGANVILAGRSYDPSVFSALAIKNGFNKGLAIHLGKILECAAIAALPGSGSDCMFGYLHEDNFVLEPLSPLRKCTTLSVAAHTLYEKTNPYVLPGPGGAINLHESKFEQIDDNKVRVSGSRFVPTEEYFVKLEGVKRVGYRTISCAGVKDPIMITKIDSITQSVKERVQNNFETYGITDFFLDFKIYGRNGVMGMFPDAPQRTGDELLIIIEAVAPTQEQADTICGFARSTMLHFGYEGRIATAGNLAFPFSPSDCKMGEVYEFNVYHLMKVEDPKKLFPIEYIHF